CTGCCTGAATTGGCTACTGTAGATTTGTCGGATGAGGAAAAATCAAGACTGCGGCCCTTCAAAGGGACAGCACCCATCCGTGAGGTGAGCATTATTTTGAATCGGAATTTTCTGAAGCAAAAGTTGGTCGAGCTTTTATATAAGGAAATCACCGAAGCTATCCCTCAGGAAATGACTTCCAAGGCTCATGGTAAAGTGGTGAGGTTTAAGTAGGATTTATTTTTTGTGGAGGATATAACGATCTGCCAATTGCCCTTTAATTTTATTTCCTTCTTGATCGAGGTGCCAGATTTGGTTTTCTCCGACCTTGTATTTCCCCGGAGTATCTCCAATCAAACCCAAAAGCTGGATGCTAGAGCCTTCTTCATTCCAAGTAAATTTTCCTGTGAAAATTTCCTCGCGGGCATCATTTAAGCCTAGATAATTGGTCTTCAATTCAAAGCTTTGGTCTGGATTTAAAGTCAGCCATGTTTCTATCCCTTCGCAACTTGCGCATGGAAGGACATTGAAGTAGGTACCTGTCCAATCCAGAGCCGTTTGGGAATTGTCGGGGGACGAAAGAACAGGTTCATTAATCAGGTTTCGGGCTTCCACTTGGGTGTTACCTTCCATTTGATCCTGTTCCTTGTTTTGATGGCAAGCTACAAGGAATACCATAAGTAAAGCTGAGTAGAAATTCCTTTTCATCATTTGAATGTCACCTTTAACGATGGTAAATCAAGGTCTACCTACCTTATACCCCAAATTGAGTAAGATGATGGTCAAGGTGTTTGTAAAACATATTATTCCACTCTAAGGAGCTTAAAGGACCAAAAGACAGGGATTCTTTTCCTTCAAAATGATCTCTGCCTAGTGCAAGGGTATGCTGTAAATAATTAATAAGCCGAGCTTTTTCCTCTTCAAAATTTCTACGGTCCGGAATAATAAAAACAGGAGCCGTCCTAATATTTTTCTTGTATGGGACTTCATTGACCACACCGTTTTTGACAAATGCTTTCAGAAGCAGTCTCATAATCGGATTTGGCTTAGGATGCTTGTTGGTAAATGCCATTTCGTAGGTAACCGAACAATGGGCAAGCATTTGATCCACGGACATTTTTCCCCAAAGTGCTGGGGTATCAGGTTTAAGATGGTTGATCCGATCGATCAATTCAGCGGTAACTTGGGAGTCAAAGATATTTTTCATAGCTGCGGGTTTGACGGAAGTAATTTAGGGAAAAAGGAGAAAAATTTTTGATATAAATAGGTTTATATTGTAAACCTATTTATACTTGTTTCGTTATTGATTTTAAAATCATAAATCATGGAAAAACAATTAAGCAGTTCGGAATCCTTGGCACTGATCACGGAGATGATCCAAAAGGCCAAAAAGGAAGCCGCCGGAGATGGAAGCTTTCAGCTATTGCTCTGGGGCTGGGTAATTACCTTGTGCAATTTTGGGCATTATTTCTTGGCCAAGTCCCGATATGAAATGCCCTATATCGTTTGGTTGGCGGTGATTCCTGCCTTAGGTTGGAGTTTTGCACATGAGTTCAAGAAGCGAAAAGCATCTCGTATCAAGACTCATTTGGATGATTTATTAGGGCAGCTTTGGGTGGCTGTATTTGGAGGAATGGTGATTGTCTTGGCTTTTATGCCGGCCTTAGCGTTTCGACACAATCCTGTCATTTTGCTTTTGGCGGCAGTGGGTGTATTCGTCACCGGAGCGATTATTAAAGACAATTCGGTCAAATTGGGAGGATTGGTTTTGTTCCTGGGTTCGATTATCGGATTTTTGCTGCCTGTTGACGAGCAATATCTCGTAGCGGGCATTGCTATGGTATTCGGCTATTTGGTCCCTGGATATTTATTGAAAAACAAATTTAAAAGTCGTGTTTAAGCCTCTAGATCCTCTCCTTCATTCGCAACTCAGACTTGCGATCATGTCCCTTTTGATCGGGCTGGAGGAGGCTGATTTTACCTTTATCAAAGAAAAAACAGAATCGACAGCGGGTAATCTGAGCGTACAGCTCGACAAGCTGGAGAAAGCAGGGTATATCTCGATCGAAAAATCCTTCAAGGGAAAGCGACCACTTACTACCTGCAAGATTACTTCAACAGGCGTAAAAGCATTTGAGGAGTATGTCGAAAATCTGAAAAACTATATTTCTTAAAAAATTTTCTCATTTAAGTTTATAAAATAAATCAATTTATGTTATGAAAACGCATTCTAGAATTTTCGCTTTTTTAGTAATGGCAACCCTGACGGCCTTGGGATTTCCCCAAGACCTCAAGCGACTCAGCTATCAGGCTTACCTCATCCAGGACAAAAATTCCTGGAAGCAAAATGTGGCACTTGCCACTCAGGCCCATCAGATTCAGCCCAATGAAAGGACTTCTTTTGACCTAGCCCTGATGGAATATGGTCTGCTTAATGTCACGATGGTCGATCAGGATGAGCGCCTATTTGATGCCTATGCGGACGGATTGGAAAAAAGACTTAAAGCCCTGAGTTCATCCCAAACCTACGGGGCTGAGGCTAAGGCGCTACTTTCTTCGCTCCATGGTTACAAAATTGCTTACAATCCGATGAAAGGAATGTTTTTGGGACCAAAGAGCTCAGGTTTACTGGAGGAAGCTTTTGCCCAAGCTCCCAATTCGCCGATCGTACTGAAAATGATGGCAGGGAATAAGTATTTCACTCCGGAAACCTGGGGAGGAGACAAAGACGAAGCACTTGCTCTTTTCCAAAAGTCAAATCAGGCTTTCGAAAAATCCGGAAAGGAGTAGGATTGGATGTATTTGGACAATATGGCTTGGATGGGAATGATCTATCAGGAAAAAGGAAATGAGGCTAAAGCCAAAGAAATCTGGACTCAGGCCGTGAAACTAGAGCCTAACTTTCATTGGGTGGCCAAAGGTCTTCTGGCCAATTTGAATTGAATTAAAGGTTTTACCATCGAAAAAGCAGCGGCCACTGACCGCTGCTTTTTTGGGTTTAGTCTAAAATTATCCGTTCACTTTTTGGATACTTGACCTCATATTGGAAAGAAACCTTTTGCTGGGTTCCAGGAGCCAGGCGTATTTCCCAAGTTATAATTCCAGTTTGGGGGTCTAATTTTCCGCCGCTTAGTTCTCCAGGACTTACACTGATATTGGAATTGACGGATACAGGAATCTGATCCTTGACCAAAAGGGTGATTGCTTGGGATTTGTTGTTTTTTAATGTGATTTCGTATCCCCTACTTTCGGTGATGCTGGATCCGATGGTTCGTTTCTTGGAGAATTGATCTACTTTTTCACGCTGCATTACGATCGAGCGATCACGTCCCATGGAAATTTGAAGTGTATCCTGAAGAGCTGCAGCGTTCAAAAGAGACCTACCAACAAACCCCTCCTCAAAGTACAGATTGCTTTCTCCCTCGAGCAGACTGTATTGACTCCAATCGGTGATTTCGGCTATTAGGAAGGCATCTTTGTCCAATTTTGAGATGGCAGTGTATAGATAATTTGCTGGGATATCATAGGTTTTTAGATCTACCAAAGTTCGTTCTCCATTGGTTTTGATCGAATATGGCTCAGCTACCTCTATTTCCACAGTGGTTTGATTTTCGACAAAGGAAGTAAGCAATGGCGTTGCTTCAAGTTCTCTTTTACTTCTTACATTCACTCCGGCTACACGTCCCTGAAGAGATCGATCCATGGAGTTAGAGTAACCAGCCACCACTACCTCTTGAAGCATTGAAACATCCTCTTGCATACTCACACTGATGGTAGATCTTCCTTGAATAGGTACTTCTTGCGTAGAGAAACCAACAAATGAATAAACAAGACTTTGGGAAGAAGGTGGGATAGTGATCGAATATCTGCCGTCCAAATCTGTAGCAGTACCAATTGTGGTTCCTTTTACCAAGACTGTGGCTCCTGGTATAGGTTCTCCATTTGAGTCTAGGACCACTCCGCTTACTTGGCCTGGTACAGGAGGTAATGCAAATTTATTTACTGTAGTAAAACGTGCATAGTTCAGTTCCCACTTTTCAAGTAATGGAGCCTGTCCACTTTGGTTGGGATTAGCATTTGAAAAGCGCAGCTTCACATTTTTCCAATCCACACCCGTGTTTTGATATACTTCCGCTTTATAAGTGATTTTAAGAGGATCGTTGATGGTTTTTACTCGGACATCATACTTGGGATACCAGCCGGCATTAGCTACGAGGTAGTTGATTTGAAAGCTACCCGTCCCCGAAGATGAAGCTTTAACTCGGATGCGGATTTCTGAAGTTGATTTGTTTTGGCTTTCACGCATGGCGCTGATTTGATTTCGCAAGCGCTCTAGTTCCCTTTCGTTTTCTGCGATCTTGGACTTTATCTGAAGTTCCTCATTGGTGATTTTGGTGAGTTCGCTGTCAAAAAAATCTAAAGCTGTTTTCAACTCCGCCATGGATGGACCGGTTTGACTGCCGCCGAGGTCTTTGTTGGCAGAGAGTAAACTTGCCTTGTTAGATAAAACCTGAAGTCTGTTTTGAGCCAAGGTTTGAGACTTTTGAATAGTCCCAATCTGATTTTCTAGTTCTTTTACTTTTTCGCCCTGCTCATTTTCACTCAAATAATCCAGTCTTTTATTAACAGCC
Above is a window of Algoriphagus sanaruensis DNA encoding:
- a CDS encoding winged helix-turn-helix domain-containing protein: MFKPLDPLLHSQLRLAIMSLLIGLEEADFTFIKEKTESTAGNLSVQLDKLEKAGYISIEKSFKGKRPLTTCKITSTGVKAFEEYVENLKNYIS
- a CDS encoding copper resistance protein NlpE; this translates as MVFLVACHQNKEQDQMEGNTQVEARNLINEPVLSSPDNSQTALDWTGTYFNVLPCASCEGIETWLTLNPDQSFELKTNYLGLNDAREEIFTGKFTWNEEGSSIQLLGLIGDTPGKYKVGENQIWHLDQEGNKIKGQLADRYILHKK
- a CDS encoding DUF1569 domain-containing protein; translation: MKNIFDSQVTAELIDRINHLKPDTPALWGKMSVDQMLAHCSVTYEMAFTNKHPKPNPIMRLLLKAFVKNGVVNEVPYKKNIRTAPVFIIPDRRNFEEEKARLINYLQHTLALGRDHFEGKESLSFGPLSSLEWNNMFYKHLDHHLTQFGV
- a CDS encoding DUF4139 domain-containing protein; the encoded protein is MKRLIFPAFLLVFVFKGLSQEIKETPLKSQIKDITLFLSGAQVFETASGQIPAGESIVVLKGLSPYLDEKSIQVKAQGNFTIQAVNKRLDYLSENEQGEKVKELENQIGTIQKSQTLAQNRLQVLSNKASLLSANKDLGGSQTGPSMAELKTALDFFDSELTKITNEELQIKSKIAENERELERLRNQISAMRESQNKSTSEIRIRVKASSSGTGSFQINYLVANAGWYPKYDVRVKTINDPLKITYKAEVYQNTGVDWKNVKLRFSNANPNQSGQAPLLEKWELNYARFTTVNKFALPPVPGQVSGVVLDSNGEPIPGATVLVKGTTIGTATDLDGRYSITIPPSSQSLVYSFVGFSTQEVPIQGRSTISVSMQEDVSMLQEVVVAGYSNSMDRSLQGRVAGVNVRSKRELEATPLLTSFVENQTTVEIEVAEPYSIKTNGERTLVDLKTYDIPANYLYTAISKLDKDAFLIAEITDWSQYSLLEGESNLYFEEGFVGRSLLNAAALQDTLQISMGRDRSIVMQREKVDQFSKKRTIGSSITESRGYEITLKNNKSQAITLLVKDQIPVSVNSNISVSPGELSGGKLDPQTGIITWEIRLAPGTQQKVSFQYEVKYPKSERIILD